The window TAGAGTGTTGTCTAGTGCTTTTGGCAAAGTGCTGCACTTGTTGACCCAAGGTCACGTGTTCGAACCTAGCCaacaacatttattttttaaaaatcattttggCAGCAAACCAACAAGGCACATCCGCACAAAGCCACACTATTACCAATTTTGTATAAAAGTAATCTTattttttgaccctttttttttaatttaattatttaaaaggtacttatctttcattaaaattaaaacaaaaatcctATTTCCAAAGGAaatgaagaaatcaaaacatctatgTTCTTGAGCTTTGTTGCTGCTGGTTGCTCTTTCTCTCTGCACTCTTGCTTGTTGCTTGCTCTCTTTCtaagttattttgaaaattattttgtttctctttcttgaacgtagaaattcaattttgaaactttcttgatttaggagaaagtgttctaattttgtgaattgagatgaagaatttttttaagaAGGTTAATTATTCTCAATCTAGTTCTAGTAATGTCAATCGTTCTTGTCTTATAACTGACCTCGATTTGGGTTCACTTAAAGCCGATCCGGGAGAAATAAGACCTATTTCTGATTATGATCCTCGAATACGAGATGAAGTGaggaaatattatattgaaaaagggCCTTGTCAACCTATCTTGAAACCATATGCTTCAAGTGAAATAGGAGGTAGAATACGTCAATTTGCTTCAAGTTGGTTTAAAGGTTCACATTCGACTTGGTTGGAGTATAGTGTGGAGAAAGATGCCgcatattgtctttgttgttatttattcaaaaataaatttgttcaTGAAACTACGGGTGATTTTTATGCATCGAAGGGTTTTAGGGGTTAGAATAAGGCTCTTGAAAGATTTCGTTTGCATGTTGGTAAAGTTAATAGTGTTCACCACAAATGTTACAATAAGATTCTAGATTTATCAAATCGTCGTCAATCAATTCAAGTTGTGCTTGACAAAcattttgaaaagttaaaaagtgAGAACCGAATACATTTGGAAGCTTCAATTAATGTAGCAAAACTTCTTTTGTATTATAAATTGCCTTTTCGAGGTCATGAAGAAAGTGAATCTTCAAGTAATCAAGGCTACTTTTTAGGACTTTTGCGGTGGCATGGAGACAACCATCCGGATGTGGGAAAAGTGATATTAGAAAAAGCTCCACAAAATGATACTTTGACTTGTCCTATGATCCAAAAGGATATTGTCAATGCTTGTGCTAAAGAAACATTGAAAGTTATAATTGCGGACTTGAATGGAGATTATTTTGGTATATTAGTTGATGAATCCAAAGACATCTCACACAAAGAACAAATGGCTCTTGTTTTGAGATATGTTGATAAAAAGGGTGAAGTAGTGGAGCGATTTATCGATCTTGTCCATGTTAGTGATACATCGGCTTGCTCattgaagaaagaaatttattCTTTGCTTTCCGATCATTCACTAAGTCCGTCCAAAATATGTGGGCAAGGTTATGATGGAGCTATTAATATGAAGGGAGAGATAAATGGTCTCAaaactttaattatgaaagatagtcCTTCGACGTACTATATTCATTGTTTTGCACATCAATTGCAGCTAACACTTGTAGATATTGCTAAAAAACATGTGGAAGTTGAAGACTTTTTtgatcatgttactattatgatattagtaatattattaaaagttttaagtttggtcattttattattgttcttttattattgattgatttgttAATTGTCTTATAGATCGAAAAGATGAATAATCCGATTGAATTACTTGACATCCGATGAGTTCGGATCCTGGATCCACCTCTGCATATAATATAAcgttaaaattcataaatttcaaatattagATTCGTCTTgacataaaattcaataaaagtGAAAGTCTGCCTTACtgatatatttcttctttttccaaCATTGAACTCTCCGTTCAGTTTTACTCCGTCATATGTCAAGATGACAcacctattaaaaaaataattaataatatgattattttatcataatactcCTATTAAATAGTGTTTATATTGTgccttgaaattaatttgaagaaaaactaataaatgctaagggtaaaataagaaaaaaaaaatcttgatatgttaaaaatgacaaataaaaataaaacttcaatCAGGAAATTAGTGAGGAGTACATTTGTCTCTCTTGGAGAAGGTGGTAGGATATTTCCTCCCTTGACTAAATCATCATGTTTGATTTCATGTAGTGAAATTATGGaattaagagaaaaagaaaagtcaTTTTGCcactaattatgaattatgaattatgaaagaCTTCGGAAAGAGAAATTGAATTTGTAAATTAAAGAACCTAGGCATATTTTGATTGGttgaaattattttcctttgtcAATATCTATCATTTCTACTAGGTTGCTCTTGATATATTGTGTTGTTAGTAGCATATTAAcactttgattaaaaaaaaaaattgtgcatTGTCATGTTGATGATCTACAGAAAATGTACATTAATATACTTACCAGAATATTTTATCAAGGACTAAAGATTTATAAATTTGGAATTTGAAGTCATTTGGCTCCATGcatatttttttcttggaaagagaaaatgaatttgTAAAGAATCATTCTAATTTTTCTtggttaaaaattatttcatttggtaatttttttttttttcaaatgataCTTCAACACAACCACTATTATTTTCTACTAGTACTCCACTCCAAGTAAATTGAAAGTTCCATAAGAATGTGCCCAAAAAAAAGGTTCCATAAGATTCAATGTATGTTCCATCTATTTCATATGTTACAATGACATACATTACTATTCCACAAAAATTGGCCAAATTGTTTTATGTCCATTCTATCATTTTCAGGTtctatttatgagattttacttgTATGCTATTGTTATTGCATTTTGTGatctttaattaaatatatataaaaaatatcaaaatactttTTAATCTTATCGTTTTAAAATGATATATGAAAATGAActtaaaaaagataataaatgaATAACATATTTTTAAGGGACATAAAAATGTGATAAATCATTTGAGATGAAAGGACCACTTTGAAAAGTAAAATAACTTTGTGGActatcttttttttattgtatctacaaattttgattattttttggttACTAGGAATTTGGAATGTTTAGGACCAACTTGTTTATTGAATACTATAATAtaaattcatagaaaaagacCACCTAACAATAATGTTTTCTTGTGAGTTGTCTACTTTATTCCTAATTGCTTTCACGTGATATTTTATCATGAAATGTATATATTAAAGCTGCTATTCcactgagtactgaataaagaactcggaatcaaaataacttttaagttataaagtgataaaaataaatcaattatttaataagttatcaaaatggattaaacgtaataaattaatatattttttactttttttcttaacaatcaacTAATGGAGTTGactttttataaaacgtaataaattattatgttttataattttttttataaaacataataatttattacgttttatcaaaaaaatataaaatataacaaattcCTATGATTTACAtgaaaatcgaaataaaaaaaattaatattttctcaCATCACGGCTAAATTACTTTTTCTATAAACTTAAGAAAAAGTTACGTTTTATTATAGTTTCCACCAAATATGTAACCTTTTCTTCACTTTCAGATGTAGTCCCCTCACTTTCTTTCTCCTTCCCTCTTTGTTTCACTTTCCAACACTTCAactttctctatttattttttataaataatacaataatttcatttataaaattattaaaaaattattaacccaataataataaataaataaaatttttatcgaTTTAATTTTTATACTCTCCTAACTTAAATTGCGATttcttactccattaattataataagaattatatttttttttgttaaaaatataaaattatttttttcggttagtgtttcatagtagcTTCCGATTAGTGTTTTGATTAGAATTTTGAGGTGACTCACATGCACAAtataatttttctcttcttaCAATACTCCTccttagtaaaaattcaatatgtCAAATCCTGGAAATTATAGCAGTAATACTACTCATTATGTAggtgaaaatcacaaaaattggTGTGGAAATTGTTGGCATGGACAATTAATTCCATTCCTTATATAGGTCTCACTATTTTTGAGTCTTGTTAATAGTGGCTTTTACTATTTTCAGCTGCATCAAAGAGgatcacaaaaagaaaaattatgaagcaaataataaaaatgagtCAGACAACTCTCAAGCATGCATGCACAATTCGACCATAATAATTGCGCTTCAGTCCCAAATAAATTGGAgttcactttttttaaaataaaaaataaaaaagttagtaCTTCGacaatcttttatttttgatattatgtcAATTTCTTTTGTTTAATTGTTTTCGAGAGTGATTGGTAATACTTTTAGCAAGAGTTTGTttacttttcaattttattttttggttttaatgaatttatgatttattatcaCGCTTGTGTCTATAATTTACATGATTGTTCTTTCTGTTTTTCGTAATATGTTGCTGGGACAAGTGTTGGAGGATGCCTTTTAATTTATATTGTATTGGCTTATTGATCATACCGCTATAAATTAGGAGTTATTTTTCAGTTGGACATTCAACTAATTTCTCACAATGTCTATTTCTGGAACAAGCAAGAAACCTCTTATGTAATTTGATTCTTTATGTTTGCTCCCCTAAACCTCGATTTCTGTACaccctaaaaaatataatttttattataactaATGGAGTAAGAAATCGCAATTTAAACTAGGGGAGTACAAAAAttaaatcgataaaaatgttatttatttattgttattgggttaataattttttaatgaatttataaaaataattattgtgttatttataaaatataaatactgaaagttAAAAGTGTTGGAAAGTGAAACAAAGAGGGAAGGagaaagaaagttgagaaaattgaaggaaagacgTCTTTTAAGTCTCgaatgaaagattggtgacattgaccaacttaaagggtcaaacatcattagaaaacttgattaaggtaattatggacttgattaatattttcaaaattttctaatctttcaaaaatataaatcaacccaacccacacccctcttcaatccaaatcaaccagtctctctcccctctctctctcgacagcttctctcaactctcttccaaccaacagttctgcaaaattctcccttTAATCCCCGACAACTTCAACCTCCGGTgaaaaatagtcgggcgagttttctttcaattttcaactatcaatcgacgtgaagacttctccggcgacaacaacttcgagttcttcgtcatcccattttctttttcacaggtaaaaaaattataaagaaacagaggaacttgagccaactactcttctagtattgagatgtggactgaataaaaccttaatttctggcatttcttcttcttgttgtcgtactatTGATTcggatttgttggtgatttttgttcacaattgatgttcttagtgtgtgtatgtgtgtgatgttttcgtgttgctgggttgatttgttgtttgtcttggtaaaaatggtgttgcaacagataaaacatctgatgcagcagataaaacatctgatgcgacagatgaagacatttgatgcaacagataaaaaatctgatacaacagattaaaatctaatgcaactatgaaaatcctacacaacagatgaataatctaacagatcattcatctattgcgatagacgactcttctatttagaaaaaatctaaacaatattgatccaatagataactcattttgcaacagatgagtgatatatttcaacagttcagtgatctgtttttattatctccaacggtttactcattcGTTGTAACAggtaagttatatgttgcaacaaataacatacctggtgcaacagattagtgatctgtttttatggttttcaacggattattcatccattgcaacatgtCAGTtctatattacaacagataacagacctggtgcaacagattagtaatctgtttttatggtttccaatgaattacttatccgttgcaacaagttggttatatgttacaacaaatatcataactggtgcaacagattagtgatctattttatggtttccaacgaattactcatccgttgtaacaggttggttatatgttgcaatagataaactacccgttgcaacaaattagtgatctgtttttatggttttcaatggtttactcatccttgcaataggtcggttatatgttgcaacagataaactacttggtgcaatagattagtaatttgtttttatggtttccaatggtttactcatccgttgcaataggtcgattatatgttccatcagataaaatacctggtgcaatagatgtgtgatctgtcgGAACTGTTATTTTATCGTTGTGtatgttagatttattgttatctctttttaatgatacattaatcaattataatatattttatattcctgttaatttaacataatatggctcccaaaagaaaagaaaccaaatcaagtccaagtaaaggaacaagtgcaacagctcggctacatccaccactctatgaact of the Capsicum annuum cultivar UCD-10X-F1 chromosome 11, UCD10Xv1.1, whole genome shotgun sequence genome contains:
- the LOC124888972 gene encoding uncharacterized protein LOC124888972, whose protein sequence is MKNFFKKVNYSQSSSSNVNRSCLITDLDLGSLKADPGEIRPISDYDPRIRDEVRKYYIEKGPCQPILKPYASSEIGGRIRQFASSWFKGSHSTWLEYSVEKDAAYCLFNSVHHKCYNKILDLSNRRQSIQVVLDKHFEKLKSENRIHLEASINVAKLLLYYKLPFRGHEESESSSNQGYFLGLLRWHGDNHPDVGKVILEKAPQNDTLTCPMIQKDIVNACAKETLKVIIADLNGDYFGILVDESKDISHKEQMALVLRYVDKKGEVVERFIDLVHVSDTSACSLKKEIYSLLSDHSLSPSKICGQGYDGAINMKGEINELLDIAKADIERLLIMSSQDLLLQENCSALSVELSIYAAAPDLPAERALALEKLKENLPYFSLTLGRAKKDQEDYYKKVANKVILVNKLTKDQELYSKLNDHNDKMIELVGVT